A region of Chelonoidis abingdonii isolate Lonesome George chromosome 8, CheloAbing_2.0, whole genome shotgun sequence DNA encodes the following proteins:
- the KCNMB2 gene encoding calcium-activated potassium channel subunit beta-2 isoform X4 gives MFIWTSGRTSTSYRHDEKRNIYQKIRDHDLLDKRKTVTALKAGEDRAILLGLTMMVCSIMMYFLLGITLLRSYMQSVWTEEAQCTLLNASITEAFNCSFSCGPDCWKISQYPCLQVYVNLTSSGQKLLLYHTEETMKINSECSYIPKCGKNYEESMSLVSVVMENFRKYQRFSCFYDPEGIQKNVILTKLYSSNVLFHSLFWPTCMMIGGVAIVAMVKLTQYLSLFCERIQRINR, from the exons AAATATTTACCAAAAAATCAGGGATCACGATCTACTGGACAAAAGGAAAACAGTCACAGCTCTGAAAGCAGGAGAAGATCGGGCCATACTCCTAGGACTGACTATGATGGTGTGCTCCATTATGATGTACTTCCTCCTGGGAATTACGCTGCTGCGGTCATACATGCAGAG TGTTTGGACAGAAGAGGCTCAGTGCACACTCCTCAATGCATCGATCACAGAAGCATTTAACTGCTCATTTAGCTGCGGTCCAGACTGCTGGAAAATTTCTCAGTACCCCTGTCTACAGGTGTATGTTAACTTAACTTCTTCTGGGCAAAAGCTCCTACTTTACCACACTGAAGAGACGATGAAAATTAATTCTGAG TGTTCCTACATCCCCAAGTGTGGCAAGAACTACGAAGAGTCCATGTCACTTGTGAGTGTTGTAATGGAAAATTTCAGGAAGTACCAGCGCTTCTCGTGCTTTTATGACCCAGAAGGCATTCAGAAGAATGTGATATTAACCAAACTTTACAGTTCCAATGTGCTGTTCCACTCACTTTTCTGGCCAACATGCATGATGATTGGTGGGGTTGCCATAGTTGCCATGGTGAAGCTCACTCAGTACCTCTCCCTCTTCTGTGAGAGAATCCAAAGGATCAACAGATAA